The following are encoded in a window of Thermomicrobiales bacterium genomic DNA:
- a CDS encoding DUF5615 family PIN-like protein, whose product MAIRFLLDENIRTSVRLFLQQRGHEAIRVQDHLTPGTEDPIVVAYAHQIDAVVVTRNRKHFHPLIHRDPNALTADFMNAGLLTFQCSESAMIPLLKQHIDLIEFEYERRRKQDDKRIIIRVSHDGLMIY is encoded by the coding sequence GTGGCTATCCGCTTCTTGCTCGATGAGAACATCAGAACGTCGGTCAGGTTGTTTCTCCAGCAGCGAGGACATGAAGCTATTCGCGTCCAGGATCACCTGACACCCGGCACCGAAGACCCAATTGTCGTTGCGTACGCTCATCAGATTGACGCCGTCGTTGTCACACGCAACAGGAAACACTTCCATCCGCTCATCCATCGCGACCCAAATGCGCTGACAGCAGATTTCATGAATGCCGGTCTCCTGACGTTTCAATGTTCGGAATCTGCCATGATCCCTCTGCTTAAGCAGCATATCGACCTGATTGAGTTTGAGTACGAGAGACGCCGCAAGCAGGACGACAAGCGCATCATCATTCGGGTAAGCCACGACGGCCTGATGATCTACTGA
- a CDS encoding DUF433 domain-containing protein — protein sequence MTVDVDQHPSLQERPLISSASGAFTTRQAARLSGLSQRQLQYWDETNVFAPSISRGAGRPYNRIYSFQDLVALRALAHLRKRVSLRRLRHLGAWLKQQYDHPWSRIRFFLRGDEIIYVDPVTQALISDRPLGQEALPIELGQIASEVEGAFRELRQRDPKDIGIIERHRYVMRNEWVVAGTRIPVWNLRELADDGYDEESILNEFPMLHPEDVRAALAFDPDAATQSIA from the coding sequence ATGACCGTTGATGTAGATCAGCACCCATCGTTGCAGGAGCGTCCCCTCATCTCCTCAGCGAGCGGAGCGTTTACGACGCGGCAAGCAGCGCGACTTTCCGGGCTATCGCAGCGCCAGCTCCAATACTGGGACGAAACCAACGTGTTCGCGCCGAGCATTTCTCGAGGTGCAGGGCGACCCTACAACCGTATCTACTCGTTTCAGGATCTTGTTGCGCTCCGGGCTCTCGCGCACCTGCGAAAGCGTGTGTCACTCCGGCGATTGCGCCACCTCGGCGCGTGGCTAAAGCAGCAGTACGATCACCCATGGTCGCGTATCCGCTTCTTCCTGCGTGGCGACGAGATTATTTACGTGGATCCGGTGACTCAAGCGCTCATTTCTGATCGACCTCTTGGGCAAGAGGCATTGCCGATTGAGCTTGGTCAGATTGCCTCCGAAGTCGAAGGGGCGTTTCGAGAGTTACGTCAACGCGATCCGAAGGACATCGGGATCATCGAGCGTCACCGCTACGTGATGCGGAACGAATGGGTGGTCGCCGGAACACGAATTCCGGTCTGGAATCTGCGCGAGCTTGCCGACGACGGCTACGACGAGGAATCAATCCTCAACGAGTTCCCAATGCTCCATCCAGAAGATGTCCGTGCTGCGCTGGCATTCGATCCGGATGCAGCGACGCAGTCCATCGCATAG
- a CDS encoding metallophosphoesterase: MSQHPRTRFAVVTDLHLGSTREGSWHNRFLSDHPEETAAAAVAAINADAPDFTLILGDLADTASDAQLHLARETLDQLTMPWIVLRGNHDVTSDGDREPFNRIFGDRAPTGLVPQVMLPRPDGVAVAALDAEWGQENGRWWVNAFAEQVDAVRAGVDAAGPALLIVLCHFPFVRQSEYIRTAAPTGKNAGTLTYGERTMAELTGDSHRTLFLAGHQHFHHIVESGTDEPAWLHVTTASLVEFPAEYRLIEVDGGTLSITTHPAAPATVAANTPTVTWVRGRNEDREMRWE, from the coding sequence ATGTCGCAACATCCACGAACTCGATTTGCCGTCGTCACCGACCTGCACCTCGGCTCGACCCGCGAGGGCAGCTGGCACAACCGCTTCCTGTCCGACCACCCGGAAGAGACCGCCGCCGCCGCCGTCGCCGCAATCAACGCGGACGCGCCGGACTTCACGCTCATCCTTGGCGACCTCGCCGACACGGCGAGCGATGCACAGCTTCACCTGGCCCGCGAGACGCTGGATCAGCTCACCATGCCGTGGATCGTCCTGCGTGGCAATCATGATGTCACCAGCGACGGCGACCGCGAGCCGTTCAACCGCATATTCGGCGACCGCGCACCGACCGGACTCGTCCCGCAGGTCATGCTGCCGCGTCCGGACGGGGTCGCCGTGGCGGCGCTGGATGCGGAGTGGGGGCAAGAGAATGGCCGCTGGTGGGTGAATGCCTTCGCCGAGCAGGTAGATGCTGTGCGCGCCGGTGTCGACGCAGCCGGGCCTGCTCTGCTGATCGTCCTGTGCCACTTTCCGTTCGTCCGGCAGTCCGAGTACATCCGCACCGCCGCGCCGACCGGCAAGAACGCGGGCACCCTCACCTACGGCGAACGGACGATGGCCGAACTGACGGGCGACAGCCACCGCACGCTCTTCCTGGCCGGCCACCAACACTTCCACCACATCGTCGAGTCCGGCACAGATGAGCCAGCCTGGCTGCATGTCACCACCGCCTCGCTCGTCGAGTTCCCGGCCGAGTACCGGCTGATCGAAGTTGATGGTGGCACGCTCAGCATCACGACCCACCCCGCCGCCCCCGCCACCGTCGCCGCCAACACACCAACGGTCACCTGGGTCCGTGGGCGCAATGAGGATCGGGAGATGCGGTGGGAGTGA